TCCAGCATCAGCCTGCATATAGAGTGTCACCGTTTCTGACCCCATAATGAAACCGGGTCACAATAAGTACACCAACCCACTGCTATTATATAGATAGTATAATAAAGCAAACAGGGAAATAAAACTTTGTTTTGTAAGTTAAGTACCCCACCTGTGGTTGAAGCAGCTAAcgtccagtctgttctgagctacacGGTCTTCCCAGaaaacaaaaagactgtacataccgtAGTGCATCACCTCTTGTAGGTCTGTGGGGGACAAATAGGGGCCTTATGTGTATATCttataagaccatcagcagggcagcaccagcatggggagtgaaGTGATGATGTAGAAAACTCCTCAGTTCCCATTGCTGAAACACCTGATGCTCCACTCTAAAaaaagtttagattcttcaatcaagagtttgtttttaaatggtgccagtgagtactaacacctcactttacctcttcctatcactaacacagacaaagagaatcactgggtgggagggaagggaggagctatatatacagctctgttgtggtgctctttgcctcctcctgctgaccaggaggcgtaatcccacaagtaaggatgaaatttgtgtactcgtcatatcttgtaaaagaaataatgtTTGGAACAAGTCTATTCTCATCACCAAAGATTTCTCAATAAATGAGAAATACAACCAGATTGGTGGAACCATATTGGAATCCAAGCCAAGAGCAAGAAACCTTTAGTAGAGTCTCCTGGACCACCCTTAATCCTAAAAGATGaatttacacaaataaaaacagcTTGATTCTTCAAAAGAAAAATTAACGCATTTTATCAACGTCACCTCTTTGTTCACAGGCATTGCCTATGACCTTGATGAAGCAATGACTTGTGCAGCAATTTCAGATGGAAATTGCAcgaaaccgcagggcactgcatttgaGATAGAAAATGTAATGTATACCTCTTTAATCAATCTGCCTCACATATGGCAGAAgttgcaaggaaccgcagggcactgcatttgaGACAGAAAATGTAAAGTATACCTCTTTAATCAATCTGCCTCACCTAAGGCAGAATACTGAAAAAAGACTAAATGATAGATCGTACTCAATTAAAAGAAAGAACTTTACCCCAAATAAACAATGCTAGACCGCTGATATCACTCGCGGAAACACCACTCTCACTGTAATTACATAAACAAACAGAAAACATAAGATGTAATCTCTCGGTCCCCATTGTTGTAAGTATAGCCACCGGGAGCAATCGGACAGACTGAACAATTACAGTTTAAACAACTTCTCAGTCCAATTGTCTACAGTGGTTCCACTGTGTACTAGATGTCCCATAAAAGATCTTGCACAGTTTCTATGTCATCAGCACCCTTCTGAACAAAAAACACCGGGAGCCATAATGCTAGAAAGACAATCTCCCTGTATCCACATGTCTTAGAGCATACACTCTTGCACAGCTTGACAAAGTAAACCATGCTAGTGCCTGCGTCCTCACTGCCATCATGTCCCCTAATAACACTAGGGGAATCTAAGTCCAAGGGAGAGAGAGATGAACCAACGCAGCTCACAGACCACACTTTGAATCCGGAAATGCAATCCTCCGACCAGAACGCTAGCTTGTAGCGGGCGGAGTGAAGAGTCCAAGTTCAATGAGGtcaaatgaaaaattaataaagtgcccaaacttttttctGAGTTCCTTCTACCCCCAGAAATAAACTTTcattttctgcctggcagcaaggcagttctcCGGtttaagaggtcttctccctcccatggacctggaaaaaaaacaaaagtccAGAGTaaaaatccctcaggttttcttggtaagggcagcatcagaatataGGAGGcgaagtgagaattatgtcccacaagttcccattgctctaaagccaccaaaagctctactgtagagactgatatggattacggctacaccctagaacaaagcagcactactttaaaaataataaactcttgattgaagaattctaagtaacacctcactttacctcttcctatcactaatgtaggcaaagagaatgactggagtgggagggaagggaggagctatttaacagctctgctgtggtgctctttgcctcctcctgctgactaggaggtgaatatcccattagtaattaagatgatccttggactcatcgtgtcttaaaaaagaaatggaaaagtgctctggtcactaagggcttaaattacagtaaatggggagggaataattatattgtagttgttCTCTTAACCATTAGAGAAGAATGGTAGTGGGTTGAAAGTACTATTAACTTCTTTATTTTATTGCAGGACTGTGGAGCTTCCTATGGTTTGTGGGATTTTGTTTTTTAACGAATCAGTGGTCAATAACAGATCCACATAGCTATTTAACTGGAGCAGACAATGCACGAGCTGCCATCGCATTCAGCTTCTTTTCTATTCTTACATGGGTATGTCTACAAAGATCTACTAGTTGGTGTGAATGAATGCATGTGTTTCTATAATTAAAGAGCATTGTGTTCAAATGAAATGATTCTAATTTTCCTCTGTTTGCAGATCCCACTGGCTTTTCTAGCATACAAGAGGTACACAGCAGGAGTGGATGATTTCAGTACAGACTATGTGGATCCATCCCAGGACACCACCACACCTTACTCCAGCTACCCAAACACTGTTAGTGACAGCTACCAGCAGCCCCCTTTTACCCAGAACTCCGACACAGGAGAGTATCAACCACCAGCATACTGAGCAGACCTCTACTGCAAAAGCTCAGGAAGAAAAAGTGATCAGCCACGGATCCAGTGgttgaaaaagtttattttttatttttgtttaaataacatAAGATTCTAAACCTGGATGCAACCTGCTCTTAGCTGTCATTTTATTCTTGTAGGAATCAGTTGTGAGCAGTGTACCTGTGGATACACAAGTGTTTCTAAATTTATAAGTGCCTATAGGGACTTAATTCTCAAGCTGACATTCTGTTTCTCTGTGTTGAATTCATTAGAAGTCATTTACACCTCTGTGAAGCAGATTTGGTCAGTGTTTGAGTAAAGTTTAATTTAGGTCCCGGATGATCTGTTTGCACTACCAAAATCACTAGTTTTATGTGCCTTACTGTATTGACTTAGCTGAAAAGCCATGTCCTTGTATGCTGTACACCAAGGAAGAAAttgtaaaagctatttttttgTCTAATTTAATGCTGCATAATTAATGCAGCTTCTTAAAGTCACCTTGCCTATAACCGATGTATCCTTTACAATGGACACTTGTATTATTACCAGACAGGTTTGCCAGTTTGTATTGATTAAAAGCATTGCATTTTGTGTTGTCAGAGCTTGCAGTTTACAGACAGTGGGAGATGCTATTCAGATATGTTAAAGGTCATTTCTGATGATGCTTTTTAAGAGGGTAGCTTCTGGTTTTAAAGGGACAAGTATTTGAAAACACTGCAAATTGTCTAAATcttctatttgatttgcagcatttccaGGTTACAGGAAGAAGCAAGGAAAACACTAGTGATTATTAATAAAAGTCTAAGCATGTAGTTTACACCATGGTGGAAAGGAACCAACTTTACCAGAGGTAAAGCTTacactttgggctcgatttatcaagcgagGGCAGACAGTGGCGTACATATTTGCCCCAATTTGCCTCTGGCAGGCAGAATTTCCCATTGCATGCGAGTGCTATTTTGCGCCTGCGTGCAACACCTCTCCCTGCCCAtgcacaaccaatcacgcgcgggcaggagccaTCAGTCTCCCTGGTCGGATGAGaaaggggagattgaaattctacaCCAAAGAGGCTGCTGAATACCACTGATGACCGATGCTTGATCCACTGACTGCAGTTgtaggggaggagaaggcttgataaatcgagccctttatgTAAAAGCATTTTGTGTGGTTAAAGAATGACTTTTGCAGCTACGTTTAATCATAACCTTTTGTATGTTTAaacatgggttttttttttaccgtGCCAAATATATTTTAAGTTGTACCCGCAGAGCTTTAATTTGAAACGCCTGTACACCTGCTGCAAATGTAATAAaatcaacctattttttttatatttttttaaaagggccattatagtgaaaaaaataacttGCATagttagagcctgcaattttaagactAGAGATCCTGTAATGTTGCGTTTAACCTCAGCTGAAAACTGCCACTGACCTTATCAGTAACACTGCCTGCCCGTTCAACTAGAGCTGCTtattgggtcagcagcagttttccgctagggaccagcagtgctctgctatTCTAAAGCAATACTTCATTTGTGACTCCATTGTGAGGGCTAAAGATATAGCATTACAGggttatacattttaaaattacatgctctaattagagtatatacttttaacctgtaatgGTCATTTTAAGTCTTAATTTAAAAttgacttaaaattacatgctctatctgaatcttgtagatttaattttgactttcctatccctttaattagaatatatacttttaacctgtaatgGTCGTtttaagtcttaaagggataggaaagtcaaaattaaatctacaagattcagatagagcatgtaattttaagtcaaTTTTAAATTAAGACTTAAAATGACcattacaggttaaaagtatatattctaattagagtatgtaattttaaagggataggaaaccccaacattttctttcatgatacggatggaacatacatttttaaaaaaactttccaatttatttctattctcaaatttgctttattctattgtaattatttgctgaagaaacagcattgcactactggcagctagctcaacacatctaattagccaatcgcaagagacaaatgaGTGCAGGCACCAGTCAACTTTTACTtgttaagtatatgtgcatattctttgttcaacaaggtataccaagagaacaaaccaaatttgaaaatggaagttaatttaaaattgacttaaaattacatgctctatctgaatcttgtagatttaattttgactttcctatccctttaacttccattttcaaatttggtttgttctcttggtataccttgttgaacaaagaatatgcacatatacttaacaAGTAAAAGTTGACTGGTGCCTGCACtcatttgtctcttgcgattggctaattagatgtgttgagctagctgccagtagtgcgatgctgtttcttcagcaaataattacaatagaataaagcaaatttgagaatagaaataaattggaaagttttttaaaaatgtatgttccatccgtatcatgaaagaaaatgttggggtttcctgtccctttaaaattacatactctaattagAATATATACTTTTAATCTGTATTAGCCCTTTAAACTCTTATGTTGTAccaaatattatttttcaatactGCTAACAGAGCCTTCAGTGGTAATACTACTCCTTGTAAGAAgtagtaccccaataaatatgtggCTATTTAAAGCTGAATTCTACCTTCACTTATGTTGTGTGAAAAGCTTTTGTATACATTACACTTTTATACAAACTGCCTTGTATGGCGTGTACTAAACATACTAGTTGAGTACAGGAATGACCTGTAGTTTATTATTTCCAGTTTTTGAGTGGTCTATGCATAACACTGCTTTTAGGTAAAGATTAAATAATGGTGTTGGGTTTAAATTGGAATTTTCATGCATGTTTATTAATGCACAAAGtgtcacttttttttaaaaataaaggttTCTAACACCAGtaagctgttttttttgttttaatggtacatacatatataaaatcacATTAAGAGAATTTACCCACTTTAAATGTTAAGCAGTAACCCATCCAGAGTATTTACGTACTTGACTTCTATCAGtcagtattaaaaacaaaacacagttCCAAAACAATGCAATgcgtttaaaaactataaaaatatttttatatgcagaCCTTTGTGTGTTTAgttagtgatatatactgtgcatatatttaaatgagTTGTATAACCCTTTAAGTTGATAGAGGGAAGAATAAGATACGGACAAGGGTCCTGACTTTCACTAACTTGTTAATGCTTCTAGCTTTTACTCAGTCTTTTTAAAGATTTGGAGAATCTGGGTATAAACACTAACTACACTACTAGAAGCGCAACCACTACATTTTGTAACAGCCATCGCATATGAaaagatatacagtagataattTATGCTTCTGGGGCAAAGTTATTGGTCTTTTAGATTGAGAGGAGAAAACAAAAAATCCTATATGTTACTGCTAT
The window above is part of the Bombina bombina isolate aBomBom1 unplaced genomic scaffold, aBomBom1.pri scaffold_518, whole genome shotgun sequence genome. Proteins encoded here:
- the LOC128643796 gene encoding putative synaptogyrin-2 like protein; the protein is IAYDLDEAMTCAAISDGNCTKPQGTAFEIENLLYFIAGLWSFLWFVGFCFLTNQWSITDPHSYLTGADNARAAIAFSFFSILTWIPLAFLAYKRYTAGVDDFSTDYVDPSQDTTTPYSSYPNTVSDSYQQPPFTQNSDTGEYQPPAY